In uncultured Cohaesibacter sp., a genomic segment contains:
- a CDS encoding ATP-binding protein, with amino-acid sequence MTVSIDLGTMKLGQPAQMDLEELLATRLLVQGNSGSGKSHLLRRILEQSAKWVQQIIIDPEGDFVTLAEKYGHAVVDAVGTEADLTMIAARVRQHRISAVLNLEGLDADRQMRAAAAFLNGLFDIDRQYWYPAIVIVDEAQLFAPAAGGEVSEEARRSSLGAMTNLMCRGRKRGLAGIIATQRLAKLAKNVAAEASNFLMGRTFLDIDMARAADLLGLERRQAETFRNLDRGQFVALGPALYRRSETVTIGAVETSARSSSPKLVPLPDVQRDNIDELLFKPGSDDDPRPAMAPPPPTTAEIMQQLANLKLDRDFGGETEPQLDLDPGLSAEEREEILHKILTDLLDDPDAAYQPVSVLYQDFQVRCRIEKTLKITPDLQEFRQLLAVARAGVDAKEETLDEDQWKQAGIIADQLPEDMRGVYLLLAKAALGNKPCPTNLELATAYGTRSPSRARFLLTYMEERGYLVCANDLRGNRIVTLKDLGVQTEPGHPD; translated from the coding sequence ATGACCGTCAGCATTGATCTGGGGACCATGAAACTGGGCCAACCGGCCCAAATGGATCTGGAAGAGCTGCTGGCAACGCGTCTTCTGGTGCAGGGAAACTCCGGCTCGGGCAAATCCCATCTGTTGCGCCGCATCCTCGAGCAGAGCGCCAAATGGGTGCAGCAGATCATCATCGACCCAGAGGGAGACTTCGTCACGTTGGCCGAGAAATATGGCCATGCGGTGGTCGATGCGGTCGGCACCGAGGCTGACCTGACAATGATCGCCGCCCGTGTACGCCAGCATCGCATCTCCGCCGTGCTCAATCTGGAAGGGCTGGACGCCGACCGCCAGATGCGCGCCGCCGCCGCCTTTCTCAATGGCCTGTTCGATATCGACCGGCAATATTGGTATCCGGCGATTGTCATTGTCGATGAGGCCCAGCTCTTTGCCCCTGCTGCCGGTGGCGAGGTAAGCGAGGAGGCTCGCCGCTCCTCCCTTGGTGCCATGACAAATCTCATGTGCCGTGGCCGAAAGCGCGGTCTGGCTGGCATCATCGCCACCCAGCGTCTTGCCAAGCTGGCCAAGAACGTGGCCGCCGAAGCCTCCAACTTCCTGATGGGCCGGACCTTTCTTGATATCGACATGGCCCGCGCCGCCGACCTGCTCGGCCTTGAGCGCCGTCAGGCGGAAACCTTCCGCAATCTCGATCGCGGCCAGTTTGTCGCCCTCGGCCCGGCCCTTTATCGCCGCTCGGAAACCGTCACCATTGGCGCAGTGGAAACCTCGGCCCGCTCATCAAGCCCCAAGCTGGTGCCGCTGCCGGATGTCCAGCGCGACAATATCGACGAATTGCTGTTCAAACCGGGCTCGGACGACGATCCCCGGCCCGCGATGGCCCCGCCGCCTCCCACCACGGCAGAAATCATGCAGCAGCTAGCCAATCTGAAGCTCGACAGGGACTTTGGCGGCGAGACGGAGCCACAGCTTGACCTCGACCCCGGCCTCAGCGCCGAGGAACGCGAAGAGATCCTGCACAAGATTCTCACCGATCTGCTGGATGATCCCGATGCCGCCTATCAGCCGGTGTCGGTGCTTTATCAGGATTTCCAGGTCCGCTGCCGTATCGAGAAAACCCTCAAGATCACACCTGACTTGCAGGAATTCCGCCAGCTTTTGGCCGTCGCCCGGGCGGGCGTTGATGCCAAGGAAGAAACGCTGGATGAGGATCAGTGGAAACAGGCAGGCATCATTGCCGACCAGTTGCCCGAAGACATGCGCGGCGTCTATCTGCTGCTCGCCAAGGCTGCCCTTGGCAACAAGCCCTGCCCGACCAATCTGGAACTGGCCACCGCCTACGGCACCCGCTCGCCCTCCCGCGCCCGCTTCCTGCTGACCTATATGGAAGAGCGCGGCTATCTGGTCTGCGCCAACGACCTGCGCGGCAATCGCATTGTCACGTTAAAGGATCTGGGCGTCCAGACCGAACCGGGCCATCCCGACTGA
- a CDS encoding VOC family protein has protein sequence MLDHLDIKVSNLAVSRSFYQAALKPLGYEVVLDRKHSVSFGVLEGARKSSDPGGEFWLVQGEVSRPLPHFAFSAASRQEVQAFHAAALKAGGRDNGQPGLRPDYHRDYYAAFILDPDGYNIEAVFHRPEGA, from the coding sequence ATGCTCGATCATCTGGATATCAAGGTTTCCAATCTCGCGGTGAGCCGCTCCTTTTACCAGGCGGCGCTCAAACCCCTTGGGTATGAAGTGGTGCTGGACAGGAAACATTCGGTCAGCTTCGGCGTGCTCGAAGGGGCACGTAAATCCTCCGATCCGGGTGGTGAATTCTGGCTCGTGCAGGGGGAGGTATCCCGGCCCTTGCCGCATTTCGCCTTCAGTGCAGCCAGTCGACAGGAAGTACAGGCCTTTCACGCCGCAGCGCTCAAGGCTGGCGGCCGCGACAATGGCCAGCCGGGACTGCGTCCAGACTATCATCGCGATTATTATGCTGCCTTCATTCTGGATCCGGACGGATATAACATCGAAGCTGTGTTTCATCGCCCTGAAGGCGCATAG
- the mnmA gene encoding tRNA 2-thiouridine(34) synthase MnmA: MNSLDLPGRPEDTRVVVAMSGGVDSSVTAALLKHQGYDVIGVTMQLYDHGKAMHRVGACCAGTDIQDARRVAEHLGIPHYVLDYESRFKEAVIDRFAESYLAGETPVPCVTCNQTVKFEDLLEAAKEFGADCMATGHYISSKMVGNRRVLFRPSDEDRDQTYFLFATTQDQIDFLRFPLGGMSKPEARQLAHELGLVVADKKDSQDICFVPTGKYTDIIERLHPGAAEPGKIVHIDGTVLGDHKGIIHYTVGQRRGLGVSYGGGPLYVVKLDPEHKHVLVGPREALVTRRLKLRDVNWLGPQTLAEFPEGGLEIYAKVRSTRPPKEALLFALPNGEFEVELLDGEEGVAPGQACVFYEGLAKEAQLWGGGWIDRTVTELAIPETISVSAAE; encoded by the coding sequence CTGAACAGTCTCGATTTGCCTGGTCGCCCCGAAGACACCCGTGTTGTTGTTGCCATGTCTGGCGGCGTAGACTCGTCAGTCACCGCAGCGCTCTTGAAACATCAGGGCTATGATGTCATCGGCGTGACCATGCAGCTATATGATCATGGCAAGGCGATGCACCGGGTCGGAGCATGCTGCGCGGGTACCGATATTCAGGATGCGCGCCGGGTGGCCGAGCATCTGGGGATTCCCCATTATGTGCTCGATTATGAGAGCCGCTTCAAGGAAGCGGTGATTGACCGTTTCGCCGAAAGCTATCTGGCCGGGGAGACGCCGGTGCCTTGCGTGACCTGCAACCAGACGGTCAAGTTTGAGGATTTGCTGGAAGCGGCCAAGGAATTCGGGGCCGACTGCATGGCTACGGGCCACTATATTTCGTCCAAGATGGTGGGCAATCGCCGGGTGCTGTTTCGCCCCTCTGACGAGGATCGCGACCAGACCTATTTTCTGTTTGCCACAACGCAGGATCAGATTGATTTCCTGCGCTTTCCGCTGGGTGGCATGTCCAAGCCGGAAGCGCGTCAGCTAGCGCACGAATTGGGGCTGGTGGTTGCCGACAAAAAGGACAGTCAGGACATCTGCTTCGTGCCAACGGGCAAATATACCGACATTATCGAGCGGCTGCATCCGGGCGCTGCCGAGCCGGGCAAGATCGTGCATATTGATGGCACGGTGCTGGGTGATCACAAGGGGATCATTCATTACACGGTCGGACAGCGCCGCGGCCTTGGTGTTTCCTATGGTGGCGGGCCGCTCTATGTGGTCAAACTCGATCCGGAACACAAGCATGTGCTGGTTGGCCCTCGCGAGGCGCTGGTAACGCGCCGGCTGAAGCTGCGCGATGTCAACTGGCTCGGGCCACAGACCCTTGCGGAATTCCCTGAAGGCGGGCTGGAGATCTATGCCAAGGTGCGTTCGACCAGACCGCCAAAAGAAGCCTTGCTGTTTGCGCTGCCCAATGGGGAGTTCGAGGTGGAACTGCTCGATGGCGAAGAGGGTGTTGCGCCGGGGCAGGCCTGCGTTTTTTATGAAGGTCTTGCCAAGGAAGCCCAGCTTTGGGGCGGCGGCTGGATTGACCGCACTGTCACCGAACTGGCGATCCCTGAGACCATCAGTGTGTCGGCTGCGGAATAG
- a CDS encoding flagellar hook-length control protein FliK, whose amino-acid sequence MAAQYSSIMNMIPASNAKAAFGAQSQVEGKTRNGTASNEGRSSFESQLKAETARQQATSSQTNRQERSSQPAKAQSESDIASAEELPREAETAQASLSDADSVSDNSELEEQSAASEQEEAADTNGDDSLLAVAGFAMEPAAPQRPSNSNTPPQPEISITGPATNGSGQQAAQPLTDQIPGQQTAEAVAGGQAQPAGDAAAPASPSQAAGVATAANVPPSTEPTALPAGANGAGSAEASLSANMASKSEGIAASSQPSAPAALPQPPTGTEAATNSASNGAIDAALRDLAANGNTPPATNNNSVNAQQSPTPPVTASATQIASALDATVSVTATTVTQSPTDQASVQTVANGQGGNAALDAQIATEGDGASQASKSAAAAQTANSANAGANATAPSLDKQPDPALGQKAPVPSDAVQTAPLDTAAAAKTAAQNVTTPAQPAAAAQPASATTTDVAAENADNLMANKLTEQQTAARVENSDAKAQAATDAAVASAAAKAASSASDADKTARTADATSAQQTQMAATSEAGIQVSKIQGRTDANAQTGSNANAAAATNQQSANATNAANSDNQSGNQQNNGSAAEAGAAKAEENRNAARNAPKGDAFSKMMAEVDTKAILGSSSATTGLAASSQATTSTTVTLTGVNGMATTGQNAHQISLANSNAIAAEISKFAKKGETRLEIRLDPADLGKIDVRMTIGSDGHTRAHLYVERADTLDMLTRDQRFLERSLQQSGVNLQDQGLEYSLMDQGNQGWQMAGQDQSAQEQNYSSNDTSAEQEAETTAPAVQEARYASRYVASNGLNLVI is encoded by the coding sequence ATGGCTGCCCAATATTCTTCAATTATGAACATGATTCCCGCTTCAAACGCCAAAGCTGCGTTCGGCGCGCAAAGCCAAGTTGAGGGCAAAACACGGAATGGGACAGCCTCCAATGAAGGCCGTTCCTCCTTTGAAAGCCAGCTGAAAGCCGAAACGGCCAGACAGCAAGCCACCTCGTCCCAGACCAACAGGCAGGAAAGAAGCAGCCAGCCCGCAAAAGCACAGTCAGAGAGTGATATTGCCAGCGCGGAGGAATTGCCCCGCGAAGCCGAAACCGCGCAAGCCTCCCTTTCTGATGCCGATAGCGTCTCCGACAATAGTGAACTGGAAGAACAGTCAGCCGCAAGCGAGCAGGAAGAGGCTGCAGACACCAATGGTGATGACAGCCTTCTTGCGGTGGCAGGCTTCGCAATGGAGCCCGCAGCGCCTCAAAGGCCATCCAACAGCAACACACCACCCCAGCCAGAGATTTCCATCACTGGCCCCGCAACAAATGGTTCCGGCCAACAAGCCGCACAGCCGCTGACCGATCAGATCCCGGGGCAACAGACTGCAGAAGCCGTTGCAGGCGGTCAGGCGCAGCCAGCAGGTGACGCAGCAGCTCCGGCAAGCCCGTCTCAAGCCGCAGGAGTGGCGACTGCCGCAAATGTGCCTCCATCGACCGAGCCAACCGCACTTCCGGCTGGCGCAAATGGCGCAGGTTCGGCTGAGGCCAGCTTGTCAGCCAATATGGCGTCAAAGAGCGAAGGCATAGCTGCGTCCAGCCAGCCATCAGCCCCGGCAGCTTTGCCCCAGCCCCCGACAGGGACCGAGGCAGCGACAAACAGCGCCAGCAACGGGGCAATTGATGCCGCGCTCCGGGATCTTGCCGCCAATGGCAACACCCCACCGGCAACCAATAACAATAGCGTTAACGCCCAGCAATCGCCAACGCCCCCTGTGACAGCATCCGCAACACAGATAGCCAGTGCGCTTGACGCCACTGTCAGCGTCACCGCAACGACAGTGACACAGAGCCCGACAGATCAGGCGAGCGTGCAAACTGTGGCCAATGGACAAGGCGGCAACGCGGCTCTCGATGCGCAAATCGCCACCGAGGGCGATGGAGCAAGTCAGGCAAGCAAATCAGCGGCTGCCGCACAGACGGCCAATAGTGCCAATGCAGGCGCCAACGCTACCGCGCCATCCCTTGACAAGCAACCGGACCCAGCCTTGGGGCAAAAGGCCCCCGTGCCATCAGATGCCGTCCAGACCGCGCCCCTTGATACTGCAGCAGCCGCAAAGACCGCAGCACAGAATGTGACCACCCCTGCCCAACCGGCAGCGGCTGCGCAACCGGCATCTGCGACCACAACTGATGTTGCCGCCGAGAATGCTGACAACCTGATGGCCAACAAGCTGACCGAACAGCAGACAGCCGCGAGGGTTGAAAATAGCGACGCGAAAGCTCAGGCCGCAACCGATGCTGCGGTTGCCAGTGCTGCGGCCAAGGCCGCCAGCTCGGCTTCTGACGCCGACAAGACCGCCCGTACTGCCGACGCGACCAGCGCGCAGCAAACACAGATGGCCGCAACCTCCGAGGCTGGCATTCAGGTCAGCAAGATACAGGGCCGCACCGACGCAAATGCACAGACCGGCAGCAATGCCAATGCGGCAGCCGCCACAAACCAGCAGTCTGCCAACGCCACCAATGCGGCCAACAGCGACAATCAGTCGGGCAACCAGCAGAATAATGGTTCCGCAGCAGAGGCAGGCGCTGCCAAGGCCGAAGAAAACCGGAATGCTGCCCGCAATGCGCCAAAGGGTGATGCCTTCTCAAAGATGATGGCAGAGGTTGACACCAAGGCCATTCTGGGCTCCAGCAGCGCCACGACAGGCCTTGCCGCCTCTTCGCAAGCCACCACCAGTACCACGGTGACCCTGACCGGGGTCAATGGCATGGCCACAACGGGGCAGAACGCCCATCAGATCAGCCTTGCCAATTCCAATGCAATTGCAGCGGAAATCTCCAAATTTGCAAAGAAAGGCGAAACCCGCCTCGAAATCCGTCTTGATCCGGCAGACCTGGGCAAAATCGATGTGCGCATGACAATCGGCTCGGATGGCCATACCCGCGCCCATCTCTATGTCGAACGGGCCGATACGCTGGACATGCTCACCCGTGACCAGCGCTTCCTTGAGCGCAGCCTGCAACAGAGCGGCGTCAATCTTCAGGATCAGGGGCTGGAATATTCCCTGATGGATCAGGGCAATCAGGGCTGGCAAATGGCCGGGCAGGATCAATCCGCCCAAGAACAGAACTATTCATCCAACGACACCTCAGCCGAGCAAGAGGCTGAAACCACTGCCCCAGCAGTTCAGGAAGCCCGATATGCCTCACGCTATGTGGCATCGAATGGCTTGAATTTGGTAATCTGA
- a CDS encoding flagellar hook capping FlgD N-terminal domain-containing protein, with protein MTSIGSIASQAVTSSSSDNNSLMQNYETFLTVLTTQIQHQDPMDPMDSSQFTQQLVQFSSVEQQIKSNEQLENLASMMTSSNALGVLNFVGTTVKVDGAQSYLNDYGSTSYSFTADADGTANISIRNSDGEVVYNASNVSISDGEQTFTWSGTDNSGNRMPKGTYRITFDAETASGNEVNIETDTVGIVTDVDLSSSVPMLTVNGQTIQTSQIKSVGIDTSS; from the coding sequence ATGACCTCTATTGGATCCATCGCCTCACAAGCAGTGACAAGTTCGTCATCAGACAATAACAGTCTCATGCAGAATTATGAGACCTTTCTGACTGTGCTGACCACACAGATTCAGCATCAGGATCCCATGGATCCCATGGATTCAAGCCAGTTCACCCAACAGCTTGTGCAATTCTCCAGCGTGGAACAGCAGATCAAGTCCAACGAGCAGCTGGAAAATCTGGCCAGCATGATGACATCATCCAACGCACTGGGTGTGCTCAATTTCGTTGGCACCACCGTCAAGGTGGATGGCGCCCAGAGCTATCTCAATGATTATGGCTCCACGTCCTACAGCTTCACCGCCGATGCAGACGGCACCGCCAATATCAGCATTCGCAATTCCGATGGTGAAGTGGTTTATAATGCGAGCAACGTCTCGATTTCCGATGGCGAACAGACCTTCACCTGGAGTGGCACTGACAATTCGGGCAATCGCATGCCCAAGGGCACCTACAGGATCACGTTTGATGCAGAAACGGCCAGCGGCAACGAAGTGAATATCGAAACCGACACGGTCGGCATCGTGACCGACGTTGATCTGTCCTCCAGCGTGCCAATGCTGACCGTCAATGGCCAGACCATTCAGACCTCGCAGATCAAATCTGTCGGAATTGATACCAGTTCCTGA
- a CDS encoding DUF1153 domain-containing protein, with amino-acid sequence MTDQIRARVKYVIGPDGSPLTVADLPPANTRRWVIRRKAEVVAAVRGGLLSLEEACQKYTLTVEEFLSWQSSIDQHGLAGLRATRVQQYR; translated from the coding sequence ATGACCGATCAAATACGTGCTAGAGTAAAATATGTCATCGGCCCCGATGGGAGTCCCTTGACAGTGGCTGATCTTCCTCCTGCCAATACCAGGCGTTGGGTTATCAGGCGCAAAGCCGAAGTTGTTGCTGCCGTTCGCGGTGGCCTGCTAAGTCTCGAAGAGGCTTGCCAGAAATACACTTTGACGGTTGAGGAATTCCTCAGTTGGCAGAGTTCCATCGATCAGCATGGACTGGCAGGTTTGAGAGCAACGCGGGTTCAACAATATCGCTAG